One part of the Funiculus sociatus GB2-C1 genome encodes these proteins:
- a CDS encoding glutathione S-transferase family protein — MLELYQFELSHYSEKVRLILDYKGLPYRKIEVTPGVGQVELFRMSGQRQVPVLKDGNTVIADSTAIAMYLDRQYPDRPLIPVDPKQKGLCLALEDWADESMGLKSRKVLFGAISQNQNFRTSILPSNTPDVVKTLVGAVPGEVLNILGLGVGYGPDAVQSATTDLRQNLEAINLILTESPYLVGDYPTLADLAVAGLSMLIKFPEGPYLDLPETLKGKGIPGFAENVAYETFFNWRDRLYADYRKPLSANTTAGATGSTPTAIEID, encoded by the coding sequence ATGCTGGAATTATACCAATTTGAACTATCCCACTACTCTGAAAAAGTAAGGCTGATATTGGATTACAAAGGGCTACCCTACCGCAAAATAGAAGTAACACCCGGAGTGGGACAAGTGGAGCTGTTCCGGATGTCTGGTCAAAGACAAGTACCAGTGCTGAAAGATGGAAATACGGTAATAGCTGATTCTACAGCGATCGCTATGTACCTCGACCGACAATATCCAGACCGACCCCTAATTCCAGTTGACCCCAAACAAAAAGGCTTATGCTTGGCTTTAGAAGACTGGGCAGATGAATCAATGGGTCTGAAAAGTCGTAAAGTATTGTTTGGAGCAATCAGCCAAAATCAGAATTTCCGCACCTCGATTTTACCCAGCAACACGCCCGATGTGGTCAAAACTCTCGTCGGTGCAGTACCGGGTGAAGTGCTGAATATTCTGGGCTTAGGTGTCGGCTACGGCCCAGATGCCGTACAATCAGCAACAACTGACCTCAGACAAAACCTGGAAGCCATCAACCTGATCCTAACGGAAAGTCCTTACCTGGTTGGCGACTACCCAACACTGGCAGATTTGGCTGTTGCGGGACTGAGTATGCTAATCAAATTCCCAGAAGGGCCTTATCTCGACCTTCCCGAAACCCTAAAAGGTAAAGGAATCCCCGGATTTGCGGAAAATGTCGCCTACGAAACATTTTTCAACTGGCGCGATCGCTTATATGCAGATTATCGCAAACCCTTGAGCGCCAACACTACCGCAGGTGCAACCGGATCAACACCGACAGCGATTGAAATTGATTAG
- a CDS encoding GlsB/YeaQ/YmgE family stress response membrane protein, which translates to MGIIAWIVLGLIAGAIAKAIYPGHQGGGILATMGLGILGALVGGYLGSMFFGTSGGAAYGALTIPSIAFAVLGALVLLFLWGLLTRQSA; encoded by the coding sequence ATGGGAATTATTGCTTGGATTGTTTTAGGTTTAATTGCTGGTGCTATTGCTAAGGCCATCTATCCCGGTCATCAAGGCGGCGGTATTTTGGCAACAATGGGTTTAGGTATTTTGGGCGCGTTAGTTGGTGGTTATCTAGGAAGTATGTTCTTCGGTACGTCGGGAGGCGCAGCCTACGGAGCGCTAACTATTCCTAGCATTGCCTTTGCAGTCTTGGGCGCACTGGTTCTACTATTTCTCTGGGGTCTACTTACCCGTCAGAGTGCTTAA
- a CDS encoding GlsB/YeaQ/YmgE family stress response membrane protein, which translates to MGIIAWIVLGLIAGAIAKAIYPGHQGGGILATMGLGILGALVGGYLGSMFFGTSGGAAYGALTIPSIAFAVLGALVLLFLWGLLTRQSA; encoded by the coding sequence ATGGGAATTATTGCTTGGATTGTTTTAGGTTTAATTGCTGGCGCTATTGCTAAAGCCATCTATCCCGGTCATCAAGGCGGCGGTATTTTGGCAACAATGGGTTTAGGTATTTTGGGCGCGTTAGTTGGTGGTTACCTAGGAAGTATGTTCTTCGGTACGTCGGGAGGCGCAGCCTATGGAGCGCTAACTATTCCTAGCATTGCCTTTGCAGTCTTGGGCGCACTGGTTCTACTATTTCTCTGGGGTCTACTTACCCGTCAGAGTGCTTAA
- a CDS encoding fasciclin domain-containing protein, with amino-acid sequence MNNQNRKNLIQPLASLVAVVSASVLMGLPAIAQEKPKPQAPSNISQPSNNSDRKAPIDTNAAPSPKEGATTSQDGNVVSVAAQNGSFKVLTAALKAAGLTDTLSQAGPFTVFAPTDAAFAALPPGTVEELLKPENKALLTKILTYHVLPGKVTSTQLSSGSVATVEGSSVKVKKGTDGVTVNNAKVVQPDIQATNGVIHVIDKVIVPVGE; translated from the coding sequence ATGAATAATCAGAATCGTAAAAATTTGATTCAACCGCTGGCTAGCCTAGTAGCAGTTGTAAGTGCTAGTGTGCTAATGGGTTTGCCAGCCATTGCCCAGGAGAAGCCCAAACCCCAAGCCCCAAGTAATATCAGCCAGCCTAGCAACAATAGCGATCGCAAGGCTCCGATAGATACAAATGCGGCACCATCTCCTAAAGAAGGAGCAACCACATCCCAGGACGGCAACGTAGTTTCTGTAGCTGCTCAAAATGGTTCATTCAAGGTTCTCACTGCTGCCCTAAAAGCCGCAGGTTTGACTGACACCCTATCACAAGCTGGCCCTTTCACAGTTTTTGCGCCGACAGATGCAGCCTTTGCTGCTTTACCTCCCGGTACTGTGGAAGAGTTGCTGAAGCCAGAGAATAAAGCTTTATTAACTAAAATATTGACTTACCACGTCCTTCCGGGTAAGGTGACATCCACTCAGTTGAGTTCTGGTTCCGTTGCTACTGTAGAAGGCAGTTCGGTGAAGGTGAAGAAAGGAACTGATGGCGTGACGGTGAATAACGCCAAAGTTGTCCAACCTGACATTCAAGCTACCAACGGCGTTATCCATGTGATTGATAAGGTAATTGTGCCAGTTGGAGAGTAA